Proteins co-encoded in one Pararge aegeria chromosome 19, ilParAegt1.1, whole genome shotgun sequence genomic window:
- the LOC120631862 gene encoding uncharacterized protein LOC120631862, producing the protein MNTSKCILCLYILIQGSDGVIFERFIEAIGFPYYKLSFILGNCQESRIYFENKAWPTARMNRILDIYYKSEINDFKVSSVKIKLVINNTDCVGYSERGVGYPEFSATIFFATNMAVIFYSLSIYTCSRAYEKVNITVDTDLIPDLPFLNEKQNEDDD; encoded by the exons ATGAATACCAGTAAATGCATACTTTGcttatacattttaattcaagGATCTGATGGTGTTATATTTGAAAGATTTATCGAAGCAATAGGATTTCCATATTATAAACTCTCTTTTATTTTAGGAAATTGCCAAG AGAGTCGCATTTACTTCGAAAATAAGGCGTGGCCTACCGCTCGAATGAACCGAATATTGGATATCTATTACAAAAGTGAAATAA ATGACTTCAAAGTATCaagtgtaaaaattaaattagttatCAACAACACAGACTGTGTGGGCTATTCCGAACGCGGCGTTGGCTATCCTGAATTTTCGGctacaatattttttgcaaCCAATATggctgttattttttattctctcTCAATATATACTTGCAGTCGTGCTTATGAGAAAGTTAATATAACTGTAGACACGGACTTAATACCCGATTTACCGTTCttgaatgaaaaacaaaatgaagACGATGATTAA
- the LOC120632275 gene encoding carboxypeptidase B-like produces the protein MVRAIACLLLLAAAVQAKHEQYEGHFLYQVWGPSEGIANLEGHLDILSATPAYRSESKKLEALVRLSPEEKVEWLPFFEKHQMGYKLVSDNLARILQNEEFENSRARNATDQNSTITWDAYYDSNTINKYLDEVGAKYPEIVTVINAGLSYEGRQIKYVRISTTRFENLRKPVIVIDAAAHAREWVTPPVALYIIQQLVERSEKDLTDLIDWIIIPMANPDGYEYSMNEDRLWRKTRSKSHNGSEECPGVDMNRNFAFSWGTVAANSNPCSIIYEGPAVFSEPETRVIRDAVLSQLDRTYLYISLHSFGNMLLYAWGNGSLPSNALSVHYAGIQMASAIDKLKLEKAPIYIVGNAANVLYFTTGTSRDWTRLVGIPLTYTMELPGYEYQFMVPPTYISQIITESWAGIVAGARYVLSL, from the exons ATGGTACGTGCTATAGCCTGCCTGCTGCTTCTTGCAGCAGCAGTTCAAGCCAAACATGAACAATATGAAGG cCACTTCTTGTACCAAGTGTGGGGCCCATCCGAAGGTATTGCTAACTTGGAAGGTCATTTAGACATCCTTTCAGCAACACCCGCATATAGATCGGAATCTAAAAAACTCGAGGCTCTAGTCAGACTTTCACCTGAAGAAAAAGTGGAATGGCTACCATTTTTCGAGAAGCATCAGATGGGATACAAATTGGTATCAGACAACTTGGCACG TATTCTCCAAAATGAAGAATTTGAAAATTCGCGAGCAAGGAACGCTACTGACCAAAACAGCACAATTACTTGGGATGCATATTACGATTCAAATACG ATTAACAAGTATTTAGATGAAGTTGGTGCAAAATACCCTGAAATCGTGACCGTTATTAACGCCGGCCTAAGTTACGAAGGTCGACAAATCAAATATGTAAGGATATCCACGACCCGCTTCGAAAACCTTCGGAAGCCTGTGATCGTTATCGACGCAGCAGCTCATGCAAGGGAATGGGTCACCCCACCGGTAGCTTTGTACATAATCCAGCAATTGGTCGAACGCAGCGAGAAAGATCTTACTGATCTCATCGACTGGATTATTATACCCATGGCCAATCCGGATGGTTACGAGTATTCTATGAATGAG gaccGTTTATGGCGTAAGACTCGATCAAAGTCTCACAACGGTAGTGAAGAATGTCCTGGAGTTGATATGAACCGTAACTTCGCATTCAGTTGGGGTACAGTGGCCGCTAACTCCAACCCCTGTTCTATCATCTACGAAGGACCTGCCGTTTTCTCCGAACCTGAAACTCGCGTCATAAGAGACGCAGTCTTATCTCAATTGGACCGCACATACCTCTACATCTCCCTACACAGTTTTGGCAATATGCTCCTATATGCTTGGGGAAACG GTTCCCTTCCATCTAACGCTCTGTCAGTTCATTACGCTGGTATTCAAATGGCATCAGCCATTGATAAGCTAAAGTTAGAAAAAGCTCCGATCTACATCGTCGGTAATGCGGCTAATGTTTTATACTTCACCACCGGTACCTCTCGTGACTGGACCCGCCTCGTTGGTATCCCCCTCACGTATACTATGGAACTGCCTGGCTATGAATACCAATTCATGGTCCCACCGACTTACATCTCACAAATTATCACCGAATCTTGGGCAGGCATTGTCGCTGGTGCCCGCTATGTTCTATCTCTTTAA
- the LOC120632182 gene encoding glucose-dependent insulinotropic receptor-like, with protein MRSSNFTSNVTSVFNHSDVITDMFDFKTNESKQFVIYTVVAYIFGTIIFLSNVTVVISSGLILRKGQKLKSTYLLLGNVSLADTIIGMSVIFGVSIEDLMSNSRLCVFQIGMLVCPAMVSIFTVGLIAVDRYIYILHGLYYQRWFNTTKVRIGILCIWLIGIILGFLPASGWVNSELENSRCYYVTLFPGILILLNSLLSIIPIILVAVLYSIILIRALKNVKQINAAVKTVQINANSKPELRIYRGNTHVKKNVHSVKFPTKTNNGKTKRSVSFSGNYHFTDNCNSNTFRHKSKSIDALSDSKADSRNLEYDKPHSIPNSESNFSICTISSSVQDNNDFVFTKKELKKIDTRNIANEKHKNKSKFKEPNKWRAIIVVMLTSGSFIFTWMPFFITVIFFVFCQEKLTNPQCMHLRILLSGPIATLAFLNSILNPLIYAWWHKGFKKSIRTYFRKFLSKFFQKDGLR; from the exons ATGAGATCGTCAAACTTCACAAGTAACGTTACAAGTGTGTTCAACCATAGTGACGTGATTACAGATATGTTCGATTTCAAGACGAACGAAAGTAAACAGTTCGTTATTTACACAGTGGTCGCGTATATATTCGGTACAATAATTTTTCTGAGCAATGTAACAGTTGTCATTTCTAGCGGACTTATCTTGAGGAAAG GTCAGAAgttaaaaagtacctatttgCTGCTAGGTAACGTCTCCCTCGCTGATACAATTATCGGAATGTCTGTCATTTTCGGCGTGAGCATAGAAGATCTCATGAGCAACAGCCGACTGTGCGTTTTTCAAATTG GTATGCTAGTGTGTCCGGCGATGGTGTCGATATTCACCGTGGGTCTCATTGCCGTCGatcgttatatttatattttacacggACTCTACTATCAAAGATGGTTCAACACAACCAAAGTCAGGATTGGCATTCTTTGTATTTGGTTAATCG GTATAATACTTGGATTCTTGCCCGCTAGTGGATGGGTTAACAGCGAATTGGAAAATTCTCGATGCTACTATGTCACTTTATTTCCCGGAATACTAATTCTCCTCAATTCACTTCTCAGTATTATCCCTATTATACTCGTTGCAGTTTTGTACTCTATAATCTTAATACGAGCCCTGAAAAATGTAAAGCAAATCAACGCAGCTGTTAAGACTGTTCAAATAAACGCAAACTCAAAACCTGAACTGAGAATTTACAGGGGTAATACTCATGTGAAGAAGAATGTACACTCTGTAAAATTTCCCACTAAAACAAACAATGGAAAAACTAAAAGAAGTGTGTCATTTAGTGGTAACTATCATTTCACAGATAATTGTAACTCTAATACATTCAGGCATAAAAGCAAAAGCATTGATGCGCTTAGCGATAGTAAAGCAGATTCTCGTAATTTAGAATATGACAAACCCCACAGTATCCCCAACAGTGAATCTAATTTTAGTATCTGCACTATAAGTTCAAGCGTACAAGACAATAATGATTTCGTATTCACGAAAAAGGAACTAAAAAAGATAGACACGAGAAATATAGCAAATGaaaagcataaaaataaatcaaaattcaagGAGCCAAATAAATGGCGAGCGATTATTGTGGTTATGTTAACTTCAGgtagttttatatttacttggatgccattttttattactgtgatattttttgtattctgCCAAGAGAAACTCACAAATCCCCAATGTATGCATCTCCGAATTTTGTTAAGTGGACCGATTGCGACGTTAGCTTTCCTGAACAGTATTCTCAACCCATTAATTTATGCTTGGTGGCATAAagggtttaaaaaaagtataagaaCTTACTTTCGAAAATTTTTGTCAAAGTTTTTTCAGAAGGATGGACTacgataa